Proteins from a genomic interval of Quercus lobata isolate SW786 chromosome 11, ValleyOak3.0 Primary Assembly, whole genome shotgun sequence:
- the LOC115969344 gene encoding probable purine permease 4 produces the protein MMNNSNQQHIEDHKSKTNKNYLLLLVVNYVCLFLGSTSSTLLSKFYFNHKGSSRWVSTWVQTGGFPLLIIPIYLPYFLKCTDRKPFTHFTKRLLILSVFVGIMLGINNLLYSWGNSYLPVSTSSLLLSSQLVFNLILSVLIVKQKVTFSNLNCVILLTLSSVLLALSSSNDKPTNISRAKYFIGFFCTIGAGLLFALYLPVMEKIYKKVYCYQMVMEMQLLMQVVATALACMGMAFDGGFSEMMKESQELFDKGPTWYWVTVFSNVITWQLCFMGTAGMVFLTSSLTGGICMTALMAINVLGGVLVYKDEFGGVKVVSTALCCWGFCSYVYGLYVKMKEEGKEKKEVEKSNHVREMVHMVNDIP, from the coding sequence ATGATGAACAATTCGAACCAACAGCATATTGAAGACCACAAATCCAAGACAAACAAGAACTATCTTCTCCTTTTGGTGGTGAACTATGTGTGCCTTTTTTTGGGTTCAACCTCTTCAACTTTGCTCTCAAAGTTCTATTTCAATCACAAAGGCTCAAGCAGGTGGGTGTCTACATGGGTTCAAACTGGTGGCTTTCCTCTCCTTATCATTCCCATTTACCTCCCTTATTTCCTTAAATGCACAGATAGAAAACCCTTTACTCACTTCACTAAAAGGCTCTTAATCTTATCAGTTTTCGTAGGCATCATGTTAGGCATAAACAACCTTCTTTACTCATGGGGAAATTCCTATTTGCCAGTATCAACCTCATCACTCTTATTGTCTTCTCAGTTGGTTTTCAATCTCATACTCTCAGTTTTGATTGTCAAGCAAAAAGTCACATTCTCAAACCTCAATTGTGTGATTCTCTTAACCCTGAGTTCTGTGCTCTTAGCCTTGTCTTCTAGCAATGACAAACCAACCAATATATCTCGTGCCAAATATTTCATAGGCTTTTTTTGTACAATAGGTGCTGGATTGTTATTTGCCCTCTATCTTCCTGTCATGGAGAAGATTTACAAGAAGGTTTATTGCTACCAAATGGTGATGGAAATGCAACTACTGATGCAAGTGGTAGCCACAGCATTGGCTTGTATGGGGATGGCATTTGATGGTGGATTTTCAGAAATGATGAAAGAAAGCCAAGAATTGTTTGATAAGGGACCTACTTGGTACTGGGTCACAGTTTTTTCCAATGTAATCACTTGGCAACTATGCTTTATGGGCACAGCAGGAATGGTGTTCTTGACCTCTTCTTTAACAGGAGGGATTTGCATGACAGCCTTGATGGCCATCAACGTTTTGGGAGGGGTATTGGTGTATAAGGATGAGTTTGGTGGTGTGAAAGTGGTGTCCACTGCACTTTGTTGTTGGGGGTTTTGTTCCTATGTGTATGGTTTGTACGTTAAGATgaaggaagaaggaaaggaaaagaaagaggtGGAGAAAAGTAATCATGTAAGAGAGATGGTTCATATGGTCAATGATATTCCttga